The Perca fluviatilis chromosome 24, GENO_Pfluv_1.0, whole genome shotgun sequence genome has a window encoding:
- the lig4 gene encoding DNA ligase 4, with the protein MEGTSKSDAAGQPSVAARVPFLHLCTTLEKIQKSKLRPDKSKILKDFIESWRKFHSALHKDNPKTTDSFYPAMRLLVPSFERERMAYGIKESMLAKLYIDVLGLPKNGPEANKLLNYRAPTTSQGEAGDFAGMAYFVLKKRCTSEGNLSIKEVNDFLDLVAINNAGKQKDLVKKSLLHLITQSSALEQKWLIRMILKDMKLGISKETVLQVFHPDAPELYNVNTDLNKVCQQLHNPSVSLSEVSIGLFSAFKPMLAAMANIRSVEKQMGGSPFYIQTKLDGERIQLHKDGDVYKYFTRNAFEYTQQFGGSPLEGSLTPYIHNNFKSHIVNCILDGEMMAYSPTTDTFMQKGSKFDIKRLMDDSELQTCFCVFDVLLVNNQKLGKETLKKRYETLQTVFSPVKGRIHLVPKTDARTMQEVVNALNDAIDSREEGIMVKDPLSIYKPDKRGEGWLKIKPEYVDGLMDELDLLIVGGYWGKGRRGGMMSHFLCAVAEAPKPGEKPSVFHTLCRIGSGYTMKELYDLGLKLAKHWKVYRKNDPPASILCGTEKPEVYIEPCNSVILQVRAAEIVGSDMYKTNCTLRFPRIEKIREDKDWHQCMTLAELDQFRGKASGKLASRHLRIDGDEPERKKKRTQPAKPKKVIGIIDHFKPQDLTGVTKETDMFEDVEFCILNGTEDHPKAELEKGVASCGGVVVQNAGRDTYCVIAGVENMRVKNLVLSDQHDVVWATWLLECLGQKEVVPWQPRHMIHMSPSTREHFAKEYDSYGDSYFVDTDEQQLREVFGRISDAQASVAANVSQVERRCGWEDLPTSMFRPFEVYMDSCADIGDPKTAIPATCLDIRALEFRYHGGSVVRKLEEGVTHVIITEETRLVDLRALRRCFRRKFKIVRESWVTDSITAGHLMNDTDYLV; encoded by the exons ATGGAGGGAACTTCCAAAAGCGATGCTGCAGGTCAGCCCTCGGTTGCTGCTCGGGTTCCTTTCCTTCATCTCTGTACCACGTTAGAGAAAATCCAGAAGTCTAAACTCCGTCCGGATAAATCCAAGATCCTCAAGGATTTCATTGAGTCGTGGAGGAAGTTCCATTCTGCCCTCCACAAAGACAACCCTAAAACAACAGACTCTTTCTACCCAGCTATGCGCCTCCTAGTCCCCTCCTTCGAACGAGAGCGTATGGCGTATGGCATCAAAGAAAGCATGTTAGCTAAACTCTATATTGACGTATTAGGCCTCCCAAAGAATGGCCCTGAGGCCAATAAACTGTTGAACTACCGTGCTCCCACTACATCCCAGGGAGAAGCTGGAGACTTTGCCGGCATGGCGTACTTTGTGCTGAAGAAACGGTGCACCAGCGAAGGAAACCTCAGCATCAAAGAAGTCAATGACTTTCTGGACTTGGTGGCTATCAACAACGCTGGCAAGCAGAAGGATCTTGTGAAAAAGAGTCTGCTGCACCTCATCACCCAGAGCTCGGCTCTCGAGCAAAAGTGGCTCATCAGAATGATTCTGAAGGACATGAAGCTCGGGATCAGCAAAGAAACTGTTCTCCAAGTCTTCCACCCAGACGCTCCTGAGCTCTATAATGTCAACACAGACTTAAACAAGGTCTGCCAGCAGCTCCACAACCCCTCCGTGTCTTTAAGCGAAGTTTCAATCGGACTCTTCTCTGCCTTTAAGCCTATGTTGGCGGCTATGGCGAACATCCGCAGTGTTGAGAAACAGATGGGAGGCAGCCCTTTTTACATTCAGACCAAGCTGGATGGAGAGCGTATACAACTGCACAAAGACGGGGATGTGTACAAGTACTTCACCCGAAATGCTTTTGAATACACCCAGCAGTTTGGAGGATCCCCACTGGAGGGCTCACTGACACCTTACATCCACaacaattttaaaagccacattgtGAACTGCATCCTCGATGGTGAGATGATGGCGTACAGCCCGACCACAGACACCTTCATGCAGAAAGGGAGCAAATTCGACATCAAGAGACTCATGGACGACTCTGAGTTACAGACGTGCTTCTGCGTGTTTGACGTGTTGTTAGTCAACAACCAGAAGCTTGGCAAGGAAACGCTAAAGAAGCGCTACGAGACCCTTCAGACAGTTTTCAGTCCAGTCAAGGGAAGGATACACCTGGTGCCAAAGACGGATGCCAGAACCATGCAGGAGGTGGTGAATGCGCTGAATGACGCCATCGACAGCAGAGAAGAGGGAATCATGGTGAAGGATCCTCTGTCCATCTACAAGCCCGACAAGCGGGGGGAGGGATGGCTGAAAATAAAGCCCGAATATGTGGACGGATTGATGGATGAGCTCGACCTGCTGATTGTCGGTGGCTACTGGGGTAAAGGGAGACGGGGTGGTATGATGTCCCACTTCTTATGCGCCGTTGCCGAAGCTCCAAAGCCTGGCGAGAAACCCTCGGTTTTCCACACGCTCTGCCGCATCGGCTCTGGCTACACCATGAAGGAGTTGTATGACCTCGGTTTAAAGCTTGCCAAGCACTGGAAAGTCTATCGGAAAAATGACCCACCAGCATCCATCTTGTGTGGAACAGAGAAACCCGAAGTTTACATCGAACCCTGCAACTCGGTCATCCTCCAGGTCAGGGCGGCTGAAATAGTGGGAAGCGACATGTATAAAACCAACTGCACCCTGCGCTTCCCCAGGATCGAGAAGATCCGCGAGGACAAGGACTGGCACCAATGCATGACCCTGGCAGAGCTGGATCAGTTCCGCGGCAAGGCGTCCGGGAAACTGGCCTCGCGGCACCTTCGCATCGATGGTGACGAGccggaaagaaagaagaagcgCACTCAGCCAGCCAAACCCAAGAAGGTGATCGGGATCATCGACCACTTTAAGCCCCAGGACCTAACCGGGGTTACCAAGGAGACGGATATGTTTGAGGATGTGGAGTTTTGTATCCTGAACGGCACAGAGGATCACCCCAAGGCTGAGCTGGAAAAGGGCGTGGCCAG TTGTGGAGGTGTCGTGGTTCAAAACGCAGGGCGGGACACCTACTGCGTGATTGCCGGCGTGGAGAACATGCGCGTGAAGAACCTGGTTTTGTCCGACCAGCATGACGTGGTGTGGGCCACCTGGCTGCTCGAGTGCCTCGGCCAGAAGGAAGTGGTCCCGTGGCAACCGCGCCACATGATCCACATGTCGCCCTCGACCAGGGAGCACTTTGCCAAGGAGTACGACAGCTACGGGGACAGCTACTTTGTGGACACGGACGAGCAGCAGCTGCGGGAGGTGTTTGGCCGGATCAGCGACGCACAGGCGTCCGTGGCGGCGAACGTCAGCCAGGTGGAGCGGCGTTGTGGCTGGGAGGATCTTCCCACCAGCATGTTCAGACCCTTCGAGGTTTACATGGACAGCTGCGCCGACATAGGAGACCCTAAAACCGCCATACCTGCCACCTGCTTGGACATCAGGGCGCTGGAGTTTCGCTACCATGGAGGGAGTGTGGTGCGGAAGTTAGAGGAAGGAGTCACTCATGTCATTATCACAGAGGAAACAAGACTTGTGGATTTAAGGGCTCTGAGGCGCTGCTTTAGGAGGAAGTTTAAGATTGTAAGAGAATCATGGGTGACTGATTCAATCACAGCAGGGCATCTGATGAACGACACTGACTACTTAGTTTAA